In Sphaeramia orbicularis chromosome 5, fSphaOr1.1, whole genome shotgun sequence, the genomic stretch ATTATTAACTGTTACAGTTTAATAATATCAGGgagtataaacatttttaaagaaagcTAAAAAGAGCTAAGTGAAAAAGCTTTAAAGATAGTTTGAAAGGCTAAGGAGCCGCAGACAGGACTAGTGATCATTTTAATCATCATGTTAATTAGACaaatacatggagagagagagagagattttataacagttatatctaataaatgaaacttaaatacagtgatattaatatattattatgttaatggatcagttattacatttgcaaagaatttttttttaccatgccaataacgtaataaccagtcAGTATTGTaataggttattacgttattggccaaaagttattacattatcggttcaggacatttatcacgttattggccagttattacattatcggccaataacattttaaaaatggcaaatttattacgttatcggccgttattatatTATTGACTTCTACAAACCTTAAAtgacttaagagaagtaagtgtaattttactaatattctgcctgttgtgaAATgcgttgtgtatttgtagatccactgtgatctgtaagttgtaatgcacatgtgtaaatataaagctgaggcataatattgttaaaattgtatttatttttcttaagaaatttcattttttgatggttgttcatgtaattcacattactttttgtagatgcaaacattttccttaatgtaattttacttttttcaccctaaaacaaagagaaaagtttggagttgacattatttataggccagtatgatattattttactggtttggcccagttcagatcatattagtctgtaatGTGTGGCCTTGAACGACCACAGAGGGATATTTGTGTCTTGCTGAAGTAGAAGCGAAACCAGTCAAACTGTAACCTCCCAGTCATATTGATTTCCTACAGTGTTTGGTAAAGCCAGTATCTTCCCTTTGCTCCTCTGTTTTCAGTTCTGTCTGACTCTGTGCTTCCTGCCATGATCAGGAATTGTAATAACACACATCTTCCACCTACAAGCCTTCCTGTGATGTAGGTGGACTGAAGCTAAGAGTTTCTCCTTGTGTTAATTAAGTCAATGTTCAATCTTAACGCGTGAGTAAGATTTCAATTCTTAAGTAGTATAGTCTGACACTTTCTACTTGTGGCTGTGAGAGCGGTGAGCAGCAAAAACAGGAGCGTGTCTGCAGCGCCTCGACGATTCTAAATGCTTATTTGAGTGTTTTATACCGAGTTGACCTTCATTTGATGTGTACCTTCTGCTGAGCCCAGCGATGAACAGATACGTGCCTGTCCTCAGCCCCAGCCTTTATGACAGTTTATATAAAAGTGTTTGAAGGCTACTTTGCAGTATCACACTTTTATGAAACGGATAAAGTATTTAGTAGAATCTTTAGTAGAATCTGTCAGACCCTAAGAACTGAGCTTTTATTTTCCATGTTCACTGATGGCGAGTAGTGGTATAAATCCATGGTCTtacatcattaacccataaaaacccaaacatccgccaccgaccaaaaccatctactgatatgaactgttgatctactaatacatgtaaataactggattattatattaaaaaatggtgttaaatcacttaggaaatgttaaatatggagataaaaaaaatcatttgagaactaccacaaaagtaacactgggtctttatgggataattttTGACctgattttttattattcttttattaaGTAACAGagtttgtgtcttttgttttggTGAATATTTCTtctaaaaaagaagaaatataacttgtttttgcttaaaacatctaaggattaacccataaagaaccaaacatccatcaccgaccaaaaccatctactgatataaattgtttaatacctgttgattcattaatcttatcaattcatgtaaataattggtgtaaaatacagtttgccatctcttcatggtcatcagatatgacccatttgaatgttcagaggctccatagttaacgtggaaacactgtcatcctctacaacattaattcgcaagtaaaacccatggagttggatcagtgacagtgaatggacacactgggtttatgttcagttaacgatagattattctactgaaaaagtcactttttcttcagttttctctggttttgatacaataaccatcaaatttagtctgagcttttatgaacatctatatgatcagtgcgttaaatattagaaaataccagattttcactggaaaaacacaaaatatagatgattgttatatgaaaaatggtgttaaatcacttaggaaatgttaaatatgaagacaaaaaaatcatttgggaattctcataaaagtaacactgggtttttatgggttaatttttgacctgatttttataattttttactaTTAAGTAACAGagtttgtgtcttttgttttggTGAAGCGGGGGGGTAAAAGAAGAAATGTACCTTGTTTTTGCTTAAAACATcaaatgattaacccataaagaaccacacatccatcaccaaccaaaaccatctactgatataaattgtttaatacccgttgattcATTCatcttatcaatgcatgtaaataattggtgttaaattatttaaatacagtttgtcatcttttcatggtcatcagatatgacccatttggatgttcagaggctccgtagtgaacgtggaaacaccgtcatcttctataacattgattcaccagtaaaacccatggagttggatcagtgacagtgaatggacacactgggtttatgttcagttaatgatagattattctactgaaaaagtcactttttcttcagtttttttctgtttttgatataataaccatcaaatttagtctgagcctttatgaacatctatatgatcagtacattaaatattagaaaataccatattttcactggaaaaatacaaaatacggaggattattatattaaaaaatggtgttaaatcacttaagaaacgttaaatatggagataaaaaatcatttgggaactaccacaaaagtaacactgggtctttatgggtaaattttttacctgatttttattatttttttattattaagtaacagagtttgtgtcttttgttttggTGAAGCAGGGGGGTAGCATGTTTCccttaaaaaagaagaaatataactTGTTTTTGCATAAAACATCTAATGATTAACCCATATAGAaaaccaaacatccatcaccgtctaaaaccatctactgatataaattgtttaatacccgttgattcattaatcttatcaatacatgtaaataattggtgtagaatacagtttgccatcttttcatggtcatcagatacgactcatttggatgttcagaggctccatagtgaacgtggaaacaccatcattttctataacattgattcaccagtaaaacccatggagttggatcaatgacagtggatggacacactgggtttatgttcagttaatgatagatttgactgaaaaagtaacttcttcttcagtttttttctgtttttgatataataaccatcaaatttagtctgagcttttatgaacatctatatgatcagtacattaaatattagaaaatactacagtttcactgaaaaattacaaaatacagaggatcatttTTCAATGAATTGTGTTAAATCacataggaaatgttaaatatggagaaaaaaatatctgagaactgccacaaaagtaacactgggtctttctgggttaattgTTGACCTGATTTTAATTAGagtttgtgtcttttgttttggTGAAGCGGGGGGTAGTGCATTTCctaaaaaagaagaaatagacttatttatatattttcagtCAGAATTTATTAACTTTTATTTCTGTAGAATGAGATCAGATGAATTATGGTCAGATGATTCTTCTGTCTCTGTGGATGGCTCTGCTTAGTTCATGATctgagaaagagaaaacgaaTAATTCAGAATATAATCAAATGTATGAAATCTTGCACTGATAATGTATTTTCATGGGCTATCACATCACTGATTATAAATTTATATATGTCTCAAACTGACTGAGTTCATCCATGAGATGTAGGCAGAGACGCGAGTGAAGACAGTGGGCTTCTTGGGGGTGTCACATCCTCTACCGGACACAAAACTGGCAATACCATGGACGTAGTATTTTCCATTGACCAGGCAGTTCAGAGGGCCGCCAGAGTCTCCCTGAAGAGAATGGAAATAAACACAGCAACTTCAGCGCTCCAGTCACCAACATATATACAAAATAGTAGCATCGGTGAAATTTCTTCTGAATCTTtactgatttttgttcatttttttaaatgaagagcATTatcatctttaattttttttccattatttgttTCAAATACAAAATCACTTGACTTATTGTGCAATTCCCAGTTCACATAAGGTCATTATAGTTAGATAAAACTAAAACCCAAACATTAGATTGGAGTTCGATATGGAAAGAAAAATCtaaaccaaaataaaactgtaaaaataacagCACACACTAACTAAAAAGCATGCAATGACCAGTGCAACATGATCTTAAATCAGAATTGCAGATAAAATCGTGTTCATGAGATAGGAAAGTGTCTTTGGATAATATGACATCTTCAAAGGTCTTTAAAAGTGAGTTTGTTGATCATATTTGATGAAGTGTTAATCCTGTGTTTTTATCAGTTTCTACAAATCAAAGTTTTCCTCACAACACCAGAAAAATTCAaaccaaaactacaaaaaaactaaataaatctcaTTCCACTCATTTTCACAGCTAACTACAATTAaagtcagataaaaaaaaaaaaaaagtcatatatgtAAGAGGGGGATTAGACTCACGTTGCATCCAGCCTCAGCACCACCTCCACCACACACCATGGTGGTCTTGACAGTGCTGCCCCACCAGTCGGAGCGGGAGCAGGTGGCGTGGTCAACCAGAGGAAGGAAGGCCTCCTTCAGCTGTGGGGACAGGGGACCGCCAGCTGCACAGGGTGGGgcaacaaaacagaaaatgatAAGTCAGGCTTCATGGAAAAGGACCTGAATACAACAAAGCAGAGCAGACATGTTGGAGTCAGAGGATGTTCTGAACTGACTGGAGGTGCGTCCCCATCCGGTGATGTAGCAGATGTTGTTGTTGGGCAGAATCTGGCCTGAAGGAGGCAGAGAGCCCAGCTTGACGTAGGAGTTCAGGGTAGCATCAGAGGAGAGACGCAGCAGGGCGATGTCATATCTAGAAGGGAAATACAAGCATCAAACAGGAGGGACTGGCTCATTTAGGCTGTTCTGAGGAAATGTACACATGTTTAAGATGTTCTTTAATAGTACAGGTTAGTTTTCTTTATCCTGAACATGTGTTCCAGTTTTTCCACAAACAGAACTGATGATTGATTCACAAAAATCCAACAGTTCTAAAAAATATGGGATATGTtctaaaatataaacattttccctcAGTGATCAATCTAACATCAGGTGTCAATTTAGTGATATTgtattaggtaaaaaaaaatactatcagatgataattatctcataataataaaagaaataaaacattttcaatcagtcTGATAATCCATGTCATAAGTAGTTCTTGGAGACATTACTGCTTAtcagaattagaatcagaataGTTTATTCTTCCCAGGGGAAATTACTGTGTGTTATAGTTGCTCTGTGTAAGAACAATTAAAatagaaagaaattatcaataccacaaaacaaaacaacccccccaaaaaaataaatgtatatatctatatctatctatctatctatctatctatctatctatctatctatctatctatctatctatctatctatctatctatctatctatctatctatctatctatctatctatctatctatctatctatctatctatctatctatctatatgtatatgtgtatatatatatatatatatatatgtgtgtgtgtgtgtgtgtgtgtgtgtgtatatatatacttattAAGCACTCTATTAAGCATTGTTACATCGGCAATTTCTACAATAAGCactagacaaatattatcaatatgataatttaaagaaatgtagataaataaGTTAGCAAGTGTTATTATACTGTGACTTTCAACTAAGTTTGAAAACCCTCAGTTGTAGTGAAAGGATTAAAGGGGGAAAGAACAGGTGAATAGATAAAGTGATGGAAAAGGATGTTAACAGAACTAAAAAAGAGAATTTCATTATTTACAATGAGTGAGACACATTGAATCAATAATGACAAGCTGATATTGATGATATTGATCAGTGTTTtctgtatgtatgcatttatttatatttatcttgcatattttttacttatttatgcaTATGTGGCTGTGTGTGCATACGGCTTTTGAGCATGAGTGATATTGTACGTGATATGCACGTGTATGTTGATATGTGTGAATActatgtgtaatgtgtgtgtgtgtgtgtgtgtgtgtgtgtgtgtgtgtgtgtgtgcatgcgtgcgtgcgtgcatgtgtgcgtgcgtgtgtgcgtgcgtgtgtgcgtgcgtgtgtgtgtacatctAAGTACAATTGTGTAATTCAATCTTAGTAGTAACTTACCTTCAGTCCTACAGTTCATTTGCATTTTTTGATGTAACAGTAAAACTGAACTCACCAGAGGAAacttttttctccttcttttcttttttctaatatttggttttgtattATTGCGTTCACTTCAGGTCTATGCACCATTTGTTCCAGCAAATAGGTTTCAACTTCTAAATCAATACTCTGTCCATCAGCAGAATCTCCTACCCATAAGCCACTGATACAATGTTCTGAAAGGTTTACCAATCATTTTTGTTCCCTTCAATCCACAGTGGACCTCatttaaattataatgaaaacaaTAGTCAGATACTTGAAACTAAGCATAACATCTCAGCACAATGGCCGTAAAATCTTACAAATCAAAAATGAAAAACCCTAAAATGTTAGAGGTCCTCACCCAGCAGACACTCTGCCAGAGTCCCATCCGGGGTGGATGTAAACCCTGCTGACGGACTTGATCTGCTCTCTGCCGCTGTTGCTGTTCAGGTCATGTTCACCAATAACAACACGCCACGTCCTGTTACTGTAaacggaaaacaaaaaaaacatgtaacttAGATACACAGAGGTAAATTAGATAGATAGTCATGTGCCTTCAATGAATAATGGAACTAAGAGCCTAATgagtttttgtcttcaatttgcCGTTAGAAAACTGATAAAGACCATATTATGACTTTTAGATTTCTCATtctcttgacttttttttctaaatgagccTGCCTGGTGTGTGACAGTTATGAATGAGGCAGTTAAATGTTTGCTTTCCTTATGCTAGTGACATTTAGAAATCAATCTTTCCTGGGTGTTGAGATAAGAGTGCTGAGCTTCTATTTTTTATGTTCAAatcaaagtaataaaaatgcaccTGAACACACATAAGTCACCAAAGAATAATGGATGAACATCTGCTTGAATTAATCTTTGTGGTACCTGTCCACACAGTGAGCGGCAGTCATAACCCACTGTCTATGAATCAGGGTTCCTCCACATGTGTGATAGTAACGGCTGCCAGATCGGTACTGGagagaaatctaaaaaaaaagaaataaataattttttttaaaaattgttgtaCAGATCGTGTTGAATGGAAgctgaatgtgtgactttaagtCTTGCTCCAAAAAGTGTCGGATGAACAttataaatcatacatcatgaaccaaaatggaaaggAAGAAGAGGAACTGTAAGGTTATAAGTTGTTTGCTTAATCTTTTCATTACAAGttcttttgcttgaagaatcttttacTTTTGCAGATCTAAGATGTCATATTCTGATTTAATTTTCAACTGTATTTTGTATCCTTTTTTGTACTGAACAATCAGTGAAAGGTTtgagtgtgtgtggttttgatgaactcacacctgcctgtgctgaacttggaAAAAAGGTCAATTGCAAcgagaaagatctaattttatagctttagaGAGTAGTTGTGGTAAACAAagtcgagcagaaaaaacagattatgaacttaaggggatttttgtggtcaagaaatgctagcctaatagtgcaggtgttaagcaagagctgtgcacatgcaaaagcatgtgcttttcttagaattagcttatggagtgactgacatgttctgactagtaactatcattaaccaataataagcgtacgacgaatgatgtcattgaataatgggagtctccaagagtcactaaagactataaaaagtaataaaggaaactctgtTTTGgcgggctttttctttttctttctgtgatgaaatgtgtgtttgatgctagattctttttgtaactttttctatttttacctGAAGCAATACATCAAGCTatggttttaactttttaaaacctcaaaccttctttttggtgagcTCTTCCTTTCTTCCTAGTTTGGTCTGTCCATCTGAAatgtaactggtgagttaattcaaattacgtgaccccccccccccccccctctggtaagcagcctaagtggagtagtccagagccaccgttggtctaaaaatctctagaacatgcagccTTTTGTCATAGATAACCGGAGATTTTTGGTACcgaggtggtttaaagttaaaagaaactggggcagtaaccgatataaattgtggtttttaagatttactgcttgctccatgtttacaaaataatggaaaacagaCCTGAGatcagtgcaaaaacattacattaataGTGAATTCATTGGCCTTTCTGTTACAGTATGTTACCTGCCAAGGCCAGGAGTTGGGGCTGGCCACTTCACCTCCAACAACTCTCCCCAAACTGTCCTCCAGATACCTGGGCTGGGGCTCCAGCTCAGCCAGCactgattaaaaacataaaaagaatggacaccatttatttacagtcTCCCAGAGGCCTCATAATATTATTTCCACCGAAAGAAATAGCAAAAGAGAAATGAGGGCAGCCAGAGTGCAAAAGTGTGTATTAGTCGAGTGAGACTGCCAGTAGCTCCTTCCTGTGTGTTGActaaactgaaaatgaatgaatgacaggaTGACAGAGTGAAGGAGCGAAGAATacaaaaaagaaatcaataaTGAATGATTATGTGGTGCCGTTTAGGCTGTCATTTTCTTACCCAAGGCTGCAAGACTTGTCAACACCAGAAACCTGAGCATGTCTGCAGTGCGTCAAAACCTTTCTGTGAGGGGAGAAACGCCTCTCTCCTGTTTTTATACATCAACTCGACCTTCAGCCAGTGTGGAAAAATGAAGTTTCCTTGTGATAAAAAGCCAAGTATGCACCTGTGGTCTGTCTCACACAGCGTTATCACGGTCAGATACCAAACACCCCCAGTTTGACCAGTAGGAAACAGTTCAGGATGAAGAATGACACGTAGGCTGACAAGCATATCACTGGATGACATGAGTCACAGTGATTCAGTGGACTTAGAGggatattatatgaatgtatttatctCTGATAAAGTCCACCATATTTATTTTGGGGGCAGTTATTCAAAGGGGAAAACATATTTTTGACAGAATGGTTATGCTGACCTGGCTGAAGACATACATCATAAGTGTGTCTTTAAACATATCGTCAGCTTCAAACCAtaataagtcatacactatatggacaaaagtattgggacatgttaaattcaggtgtttcttttctaacaggggtctgggatacaaaacaataatgacaaatatcgtagtatagttttatattgtgataaatatcattgcattggttagtttggtttactttgttatctttgcttccaaaatgcctcagagatggtttttacttaatttctctcaacattgattcttttttgtttgtttgtttgtttgtttgtttgttttttattcattactatgattttaaatgttctatctctaaatttgCAAAACATTTTTGTGCTCtaagtgtaaataataattttctaccacaactaaccatctatttaggaagaaaaatctctcattaaactttatagaaatattgatgtttataaactatatggacaaaaatattggatcgcatcatggctacagctgtaagatgtcctgttcatgctgatttgagatataaaaatCAACATTCATTATCAAtttaatatttatcacaatataaaactatattatgacatttgtcattattgttctgtatcccacacccctgttagaaaacagaaacacctgaattcaatgtgtcccaacacttttgtccatataatgtatgagttaggtaattatcttatgaggctaatgatatggaTTGCTATTGTCTGCTAAAGCTTTCATTAAATATGCAGCGTATACTGATAATGTTGGTAAGCTCTCCAGTGAAAACTTAAAGTGAATAGCCTGATGTAATATACTGCAAGTTTGTTTCAATGTTTGCGTCACTCACTTATCATGCAGAAAATATAGTGTAAGCATGGGAAAACATTATTGAAACATCATGTTCATCCACAATATGCGAAGATTTGGTCATCTCATATAGGAAGGTTacagatacaaaaataaagtgttaCAATAAACAGTGCATGTATTTTTAGTGCTTTTGAGGTGAAAAATCAAACAGTCAGTTCTAAAATATTGGGCAAAAAACTAAACTCTTGATTtttaattttacacttttttttatttttttgcaaaaaaaaaaaaaaaaaaaagtatacagtatactaactaaaaaattaaactaaggtacagatacacaaatacacacaaagggGGCTCTTAATATAATCATCCCATTCAGCTCATTTTAATTGTATATGGTAATGTCTATGattgaaaataatgtaaattaaaaaaaaaaaacattaagagtAAAAACAAGGGGGTCTCAATACAATTTTAAACTTAATAATCAAACTCTAAGTTGCTTATCAATcactgtattatttattatttatgtcgtTACACTTTTATTGAAGTAAATAATAGAATTTGTAAAAGTAGCTGGTGAACTTAACTTGGCTACAACTGTGTGGAATAAAAGGATATTTGCATATGAGTGCACCCAAATGTCCATCCTGCATTTGCATTATTCTATTACAATACTATTTATACTATTTTGTACACTTTttaatcaatttatttatttttacttttattctatgaTCTATTTATTCTATCGTACTTCAGAACTACGGATAAACAGAAGTTCAATTCCTTGTATGTTTACAgaaacttggccaataaagctgattctaatGGTGATTTGGAAAAAAGCACTTAAAATCACTATTATTTACATTTAGTTTGATAGTCAGTTTCAGAGTCAGTGATTCATTGTTTTGACTTTGATGCTCAGTTCAACAATTCTCCAGTTTCCATTAAAAGACTTAAATTCAGTCAGTGTCAAATGTGATTAATCAACTTTCTCTTACCCAGACATATTGTTATATCAGCCTTAAAAGGGTCAGAACCTCTGCTTCTCACACTGAGGTCACAAAGCACCACAAACACCAGACGTTAAAAAACACAGCAgcaatataaaaaaactaaacttttacACAGACACTAAAGTGCTTGAAATACAGCCATAAACACAGTGAAGGAAAAATCCTAAAAACATGACAACTGTAGACCTTAAAATAAACTATAAGACTAGGCAGCAGGAATCACTGAAAAGTGAACAGCGCTCAAATAACTAaacacatcctcctgagacccagaaagtaaaaggtttggctttttttacatgaaatatttcccttgattggaaacagcatgatgcaacttttctttcttttttatatataaagctgtgaaactcttgtccactacagaggacaaaaatgcattgctggctctcaggaggatatatacgATCAAAATACTTCTGAATATTTATACTTGACAGAGCTGGAATCCATGCTGTGACAGAGAAGCCTGTGTTACAGCCTAACACTAGATGGTGCTAAAGTCTAATAAACGCTGACAATCTTCCAGGAGGCTGTACAGGGCCATGCATTTATATGGATTTtagctgtattttacagcaaaatGACAGATTTGCATGGTTTGATATAAAATTGTCAGTGTAATTTGCATTTGTTACAGATTTTGCAGCAAAAACACCTAAAGACCTAGTGGCCGAGTTAAAATACGACGTTACTGATTGGAAATCCGGTGTGAGAACTGACTTACAGGAGATTTCTCTTCTCTACTTTGCTCCGTCCCCTTTGACATTGAACAGTCGTATCTCAGATGGATTACTCGATGATACGGGAGCAGTAAAGTGTCTAGGatattttttaatacttttaaaaGCCATTTACTAGTCCTTAACTGGTCACACTGATAATTCAAACAATAGGATTGTGGACAAAAGGAAAGGCCTCTGATGTGTCTGTCTTTTAAACAGTCCTTAATTAGACAGAAAGTCATTAAAACTGTATGGATTTTGGATTATTGCCTTATCAGGCTATTAAAGAGATAGCCATGCTGACTGGTAATTGAGCTGGCCCCATGACACGCAGGGAAGGAAAGGTCCTAATGCTGCAAGACTTCCCAATCAAACAAGGGCTCCAGAGTTCCCCTGTCTTCTCATAGAAC encodes the following:
- the LOC115419712 gene encoding elastase-1-like; the protein is MLRFLVLTSLAALVLAELEPQPRYLEDSLGRVVGGEVASPNSWPWQISLQYRSGSRYYHTCGGTLIHRQWVMTAAHCVDSNRTWRVVIGEHDLNSNSGREQIKSVSRVYIHPGWDSGRVSAGYDIALLRLSSDATLNSYVKLGSLPPSGQILPNNNICYITGWGRTSTGGPLSPQLKEAFLPLVDHATCSRSDWWGSTVKTTMVCGGGGAEAGCNGDSGGPLNCLVNGKYYVHGIASFVSGRGCDTPKKPTVFTRVSAYISWMNSIMN